A segment of the Fibrobacter sp. UWB4 genome:
ATCTCGAGCGCCTTTTCGTGAGGGAACGCTTTCTTGTAGCATCGTTCGCTTGTGAGCGCATCGTAAACATCGGCTATGGAAACAACTTGTGCGCTGATGGGAATTTCGTTCCCTTTCAGCCCGTCAGGGTAACCTCGTCCATCCCAGCGCTCGTGATGCCAGCGGCAGATGTCGTAAGCGTACTTCATTAGTGGCTCGTTCTTGAAGTACTGGATGGTGTCGAGCATCTTTGCGCCGTTCATGGAGTGCTGTTTCATGATCTCAAACTCTTCGGGCGTGAGTCTGCCGGGCTTGTTTAAGATCTCATCGGGAATTGTAATTTTGCCGATATCGTGCATCGAAGATGCTGTGGCTATGGTACCGATGTCCTCTTCAGGGATATTGTATTCCTGGGTGCGCTTAAGTAAAGCGCGTAGCAAAAGGTCGGTGATTTTTTTGATGTGCAAAACATGCTGGCCACTTTCTCCGTTACGGAATTCAACGATGTGGCTCAAAATGGAAATCAGCATGTCGCTGTTGCGAGTCCTTTCGTAAATCTTGTCCGTGACAAGTTCCGAAAGCTGCATTTGTTTTACGTAAAGCTTTATGGTGTTGCGGACGCGCGTTTGCACGACCATCTGGTCGAACGGTCGGTAAATAAAATCGGTAACGCCGAGCGAAAACGCTTTTTCGACTTGCGGTGTTGCGGTTTCTGCGGAAATCATGACGACTGGAGTGCCCTTGATCCATCCTTTTTCATTCATGGTCTTGAGAACTTCGAGACCATCACGCCCTGGCATAATCATGTCCAACAGGACAAGCGTAATCTCTTTTGCCTGTTTTTCTAGAATTTCGAGGGCTTCGTCGCCGTCTTTTGCTTCGATGATATCATATTCGTCACAGAGCAGATCCGATAGCACGACTCTGTTCATGGTGTCATCATCGACAATCAAAATTTTTGCGCGTTCGTTGCTCATGATTGAAACACCAATTCTTTATTTTCTCTTCCTTAAGTGACTGTATATTTGTAATTTAAGAAAAATGTAATGAAAAAGGACAGGTTCGCTTGCGAAATTTCAAATTCACCCTTCCATTTGCGGGGAATCTCCCTGTTTTTTCTAAATTTTCCTCGAAATGCCGAAACCAGCAAATTACTTTCCCGCCATAGACGGTCTCCGTCTCCTTGCAAGCCTGAACATTGTCATGCTCCATCTGGGCAGTTCCAACGCCCTCATGTACATGTCCGATTGCAAGTGGGTGATGCCCATCATCTCGGCGCCTGCTTTTGCAGCGGGCATCTTCTATGTGCTGGCCGGGTTCCTTTTTGCAAGCAAGTACAGCGATCCGGATCGCAGCATCCCGGTTATCCCGTTCATGTTCAGCCGCATCGCGAAGCTTTACCGCTTGCACTTCTTCATGACGCTCCTCATGTTCGTCCTGATTGTGTTCAAGATGAGCGGCTACACGCATTTGCCCGCGTTCTCTGAAATTGGCGATTGCGCCTCGGCGGGGCTTGCAAAAATGTTCCACCCGTGGCGGAGCCTGCTCATGCACCTCACGCTTACGTGGTCGATAGTCCCGGATCTCGGTATGAAGCTGAATGAACCGTCCTGGTCCTTGACGAGCTTTTTCCTCTGCTATGCGATTACGCCGTGGTTTAGCCGTTGGCTTATCAAGCAGAACCGCCGTACCCTCTGGATCCTGTTCGGCGGCGTGTTTGTTCCTGGGCTTCTATGGGCTATTGTGTATGGCAAAACGGGTAATTTGTGGTTTGATGGTTTCGATGCCAAGTACCGCTTTTTCCACATGTTTGCGCCGGTGCGCGTCTTTGAATATATCTTCGGCATGGTGCTTTACCGCCTTTACAACGAGGGCGTCTTTGATGTCTTCAAGAAGGACTTTGTGAGCGGATTTGCGCAGGCGCTTCTGCTCCTTGCTCTTTACGGAAGCCTATTCCTCATGCGCCCGGATATGAATCCTGGATATAATTACTTTATCCATCATAGCCTTCCGATTTTCATTTATGGCATGTTCGTGGTGAGTCTCCTTTCGGGCAAGGGCTTCTTGGCCAAATTCTTCTGCATTCCGCTGGTGCGCCATATTGGTCGCGCTTCGTTCTATCCGTACTTGATCCACCTGCCCATTATTACGTTTGCATGGGGCATATGCAACCTGAACCGCCCGAAGAATACCATCCTTTTACTGCTGTTCATCTATACGGTCAGCACACTTTACATGGAATTTAAAGTCTGGCGCCGCAAGAAGGCGAAAGCGGCAAAGGCAGCTCTTCGCTAGTTTTGAGTTCTAAGTTACTAGTTACTAGGCTTTTTTCGCTAAAATCTCTAGTAACTATAAACTAGTAACTAGTAACTCATGCTAAAATTCAAGACTTTATTCGTTTTTCCGAAAACATGTCCCGAAAATAAGTGTATTTTATATCAAGGGACTACCGCTAGCGGTTGTTGGAAGGGATATCTTGTCGGAGGAGCTGCAAACCATGAACTGTCTTCAATCGTCAGAATTGACTCGTGCGATTCTGTCTAGTGCAGGTATTGGCTTGTGGATGATCGAACTTGATGAAGGTAAACCGCCCCGAATGTATGCGGACAAGGCCCTCCTCCTGACTCTAGGACTCCCTGAAGAAACGCTCCCCGAAGACCTCTACAATCTGTGGTGCAATAATGTAGACCTTTCTTATTATGAAGGGTTTGCCGAATTTGTGGACCAGATGACTCGCGGCTCGATGTCGGAGGTGGAATACGCTTGGAACCACCAGTCGCGGGGTGTCATCTTTTTGAAAAACTACGGTGGGCGCAATAACGAGTACACGCGAGGAGTGCGTCTCGAAGGCTGCAGCATGGAAGTGACTGAACAAGTCGAGTTCAAGATGCATTTGCGTGAACTTGATCAGTATTCCGATATTGCGAACACGCTAGGCGATGGCTTTGATAGTATTTATTACGTTGATATAAACGACAATTCCTTTATCGAGTTTAACGCTCAGGGTGCTGTAAAAACACTTGATGCCGAAAACTGCAAAAACTTTTTTGAAGGATTGGAACAGATTCTCGAAAAGACGGTCTACAGGGATGACTGGAACGCCGTCAAGGACTTTGTCAATAAAGATCGGATGCTGCATGGCCTAGAAAACGATCGTACCGTTTCGGTTTCTTTTCGTTTCTTCATCGACGGGCAGCTGGTGTTCTATCGCTTGAAGGCCGCAAAGACACCTGATTCTGATAACCATATCGTTGTAACTCTTGAAAACGTAAACGAAGAGGAACTGGCAAAAGCCGAACGAAAGGCTGCGGCTAATCGCGACATGGCTGTTATCTCTGGCTTGTCGGATGACTTTGGCTGTGTGGTGTACGTCGATTACGAAACGCTTTCCGAGGTGCTTTACCGCTTTGATCCGCTCTTTGAAAAACTCGTTCCGGGCTGGTCCAAGATCGATAACTTCGGGAAACGCCTAGATGTCCTTGTGAATACGATTGTTCATCCTGGCGATCGGGAAGCGTTCTGCGCTGCGACCGAACCTTCAAAGGTGCTGGACGCTGTTGAACGCGAACATATTTACTTCGTTAACTTTAGACTGCAAGTTGATGGTGAAGATATTTACTATCAGATAAAGTTTGTTAAGGATGAAAACTCCAAGAACCATGTGATTGCCGGTTTCCATAGTGTCGATGCCGAGACTAAACGCGAAATGGCGAGCCTAGAAAAGGCTGAACTTGCCAATAAGGCAAAGAGTGCGTTCTTGTTCAATATGTCTCATGACATCCGCACACCGCTTAATGCTATGATCGGCTTTACCGACATGGCGGTAAAGAACATTGACGACAAGGCGAAGGCTCTGGATTGCCTTAGCAAGTCAAAGCTTTCGAGTGAACACCTCTTGTCTTTGATCAACGATGTGCTTGACATGTCCCGCATTGAAAGCGGCAAGGTTGAACTGGACTTGAATCCGGTTGATCTGGATGAAAACGGCGAAGACCTTGTCCCGATGCTTAAGTCCTTGGCCGAAAAGAAAAATGTGCATTTTGAATTTAATCGCCACGATATTCAAAATCGATATGTCTATGTTGACTTCCTGCGCATGAATCAGGTGCTTATCAACGTGGTTTCCAATGCTGTGAAGTACACGCCGTCGGGAGGCTCTGTCGTTGTCGATATTAGCCAGGTCCCGTCACAGCGCGAAGGCTATGGCCTGTATCAATTTGTTATTAAGGATACGGGTATCGGCATGAGTCCAGAATACCAGCAGCATCTTTTTGATGAATTTTCCCGGGAAAGGACATCGACTGTTAGTAAGCAACAGGGGACGGGTCTTGGACTTGCCATTACCAAGCGCATTGTCGATATGATGGAAGGTTCTATTGATGTCGAAAGCAAGGTCGGGGTGGGGTCCTCGTTTACGATTCGCATCCCGATGCGCATTCAGGAAAATCCTGAAGCTGTCGAGCAGATGCGCTTTGCCCATTCCGAACAGGAGTCGGTTTCATTTGAAGGCTTTAGAGTTCTTGTTGTCGAGGATAATGAATTGAACCTCGAAATTTCCAAGGACATTCTTGAGAGCGCAGGCGTTATCGTCGAATCTGCATCGGACGGTTCCGTTGCCGTGGAATGCCTAAGAGAAAAAGGCCCCGACTATTATGATTGCATCTTGATGGATATTCAAATGCCTGTGATGGATGGTTTCGAGGCGACCCGTGCAATCCGTAAAATGTTCCCGGACAAGCGTGTTCCGATTATCGCCCTTTCGGCAAACGCCTTCGATGAAGACCGCCGCAAATCCCTTGAAGCGGGTATGGACGGCCACTTGGCAAAACCCGTCGTCATTGCACAACTCGAAGACGCGTTGAAGAAGTATCTTCGGCACTGAGACGAAAGACGAGAGACTAGAGACGAGAGATTTATAATCGTGCCGAAGGCATCGATAAAATTGATTTTGTTTTTTAAATTCTTTCGTCTCTCGTCTAAATTATTCCAACTGCTTAATGCCTTCCACGACGGCGTTGTAGTCTGCTTCGACTTTTTCCAGGAGCGTCTGGGAGTTTGCCGTAAACGCTTCCGGGCGTAAGTCTTCGGTGAGTTCGCTGCTTGATGCCGAGAGCTTGTTCAGCCCGAGATTCGCGGCAACGCCTTTAAGCGTGTGCGCTGAACGGAATGCTGTCTTTGCGTCGTTATTTGCAAATGCTTCCTTGAGTTCGCTAAAGCTGGGATCG
Coding sequences within it:
- a CDS encoding Hpt domain-containing protein, whose protein sequence is MTLSEFYSSLGESLDEVLERLRMESRVAKYLGLFLNDPSFSELKEAFANNDAKTAFRSAHTLKGVAANLGLNKLSASSSELTEDLRPEAFTANSQTLLEKVEADYNAVVEGIKQLE
- a CDS encoding acyltransferase, with amino-acid sequence MPKPANYFPAIDGLRLLASLNIVMLHLGSSNALMYMSDCKWVMPIISAPAFAAGIFYVLAGFLFASKYSDPDRSIPVIPFMFSRIAKLYRLHFFMTLLMFVLIVFKMSGYTHLPAFSEIGDCASAGLAKMFHPWRSLLMHLTLTWSIVPDLGMKLNEPSWSLTSFFLCYAITPWFSRWLIKQNRRTLWILFGGVFVPGLLWAIVYGKTGNLWFDGFDAKYRFFHMFAPVRVFEYIFGMVLYRLYNEGVFDVFKKDFVSGFAQALLLLALYGSLFLMRPDMNPGYNYFIHHSLPIFIYGMFVVSLLSGKGFLAKFFCIPLVRHIGRASFYPYLIHLPIITFAWGICNLNRPKNTILLLLFIYTVSTLYMEFKVWRRKKAKAAKAALR
- a CDS encoding ATP-binding protein, with protein sequence MNCLQSSELTRAILSSAGIGLWMIELDEGKPPRMYADKALLLTLGLPEETLPEDLYNLWCNNVDLSYYEGFAEFVDQMTRGSMSEVEYAWNHQSRGVIFLKNYGGRNNEYTRGVRLEGCSMEVTEQVEFKMHLRELDQYSDIANTLGDGFDSIYYVDINDNSFIEFNAQGAVKTLDAENCKNFFEGLEQILEKTVYRDDWNAVKDFVNKDRMLHGLENDRTVSVSFRFFIDGQLVFYRLKAAKTPDSDNHIVVTLENVNEEELAKAERKAAANRDMAVISGLSDDFGCVVYVDYETLSEVLYRFDPLFEKLVPGWSKIDNFGKRLDVLVNTIVHPGDREAFCAATEPSKVLDAVEREHIYFVNFRLQVDGEDIYYQIKFVKDENSKNHVIAGFHSVDAETKREMASLEKAELANKAKSAFLFNMSHDIRTPLNAMIGFTDMAVKNIDDKAKALDCLSKSKLSSEHLLSLINDVLDMSRIESGKVELDLNPVDLDENGEDLVPMLKSLAEKKNVHFEFNRHDIQNRYVYVDFLRMNQVLINVVSNAVKYTPSGGSVVVDISQVPSQREGYGLYQFVIKDTGIGMSPEYQQHLFDEFSRERTSTVSKQQGTGLGLAITKRIVDMMEGSIDVESKVGVGSSFTIRIPMRIQENPEAVEQMRFAHSEQESVSFEGFRVLVVEDNELNLEISKDILESAGVIVESASDGSVAVECLREKGPDYYDCILMDIQMPVMDGFEATRAIRKMFPDKRVPIIALSANAFDEDRRKSLEAGMDGHLAKPVVIAQLEDALKKYLRH
- a CDS encoding HD domain-containing phosphohydrolase; the encoded protein is MSNERAKILIVDDDTMNRVVLSDLLCDEYDIIEAKDGDEALEILEKQAKEITLVLLDMIMPGRDGLEVLKTMNEKGWIKGTPVVMISAETATPQVEKAFSLGVTDFIYRPFDQMVVQTRVRNTIKLYVKQMQLSELVTDKIYERTRNSDMLISILSHIVEFRNGESGQHVLHIKKITDLLLRALLKRTQEYNIPEEDIGTIATASSMHDIGKITIPDEILNKPGRLTPEEFEIMKQHSMNGAKMLDTIQYFKNEPLMKYAYDICRWHHERWDGRGYPDGLKGNEIPISAQVVSIADVYDALTSERCYKKAFPHEKALEMIRNNECGVFNPLLLECLSDVADQLPNEINDSRMSQLSDADFSKIARSIFESTDDSSDNIIYEQYLIERKKSQFFSSLQKGISFEYTYEPSVLKLNARSARALSFPRTMVEPENNSNFWNIFGRDNWDEFVKLLHDSQLNNDSFTFNSEMMVKGEKRPCKIRVQQSWNRRDPENPELICVYGNVEFF